The Gemmatimonas sp. UBA7669 genome includes a window with the following:
- the bioF gene encoding 8-amino-7-oxononanoate synthase, translating into MSRLPERSAWPPSTMNAALDDELRALEAAGLKRALRQVQQRRGGMVTLGGERLADFASNDYLGLAADPRIARAAQAVLQAEGTGAAAARLISGNHPIHETLEHALARFKGCDYTLLFPTGYMVNVGAIGALVGRGDVIYSDALNHASLIDGCRLSRAEVRVFPHNDVDALEAMLQSERTQFRRALVVVEGVFSMDGDTFPLDRLVPVARRHRAWTYVDDAHGSGVLGDTGAGAIESCGVTGEIDVLVGTLGKAFGTAGAFAGGSQELVELLVNRARSFIFTTGSPPALAAATLEALRIAQVEPWRRESVRARSRQLRTRLANAGLPVGGDTEGHIVPIVVGDPLRTMAVVAELRRRGFLVGGVRPPTVPAGTSRLRISLSAVHPVELVDALAASLIELLRGS; encoded by the coding sequence ATGTCCAGGTTGCCCGAACGCAGCGCTTGGCCGCCGTCCACCATGAATGCCGCGCTTGACGACGAGCTGCGCGCACTCGAAGCCGCCGGTCTCAAGCGCGCCCTGCGCCAGGTGCAGCAGCGCCGGGGGGGCATGGTCACACTGGGCGGTGAGCGTCTCGCCGACTTTGCCTCCAACGACTATCTCGGCCTCGCCGCCGATCCGCGCATTGCGCGCGCCGCGCAAGCGGTGCTGCAGGCTGAAGGCACCGGCGCGGCGGCCGCGCGACTGATTTCCGGCAATCACCCCATTCACGAAACGCTCGAGCATGCGCTGGCCCGCTTCAAGGGCTGCGACTACACGCTGCTCTTCCCCACCGGCTACATGGTGAATGTCGGAGCCATCGGTGCGCTGGTGGGACGCGGTGACGTGATCTACAGTGATGCCCTCAATCATGCGTCGCTGATTGACGGGTGCCGGCTCTCCCGTGCGGAGGTTCGCGTGTTTCCGCACAATGATGTGGACGCGCTCGAGGCCATGCTGCAATCGGAGCGCACACAATTCCGTCGCGCACTGGTCGTGGTGGAGGGGGTATTCTCCATGGACGGTGACACCTTCCCGCTGGATCGCCTCGTGCCGGTGGCGCGACGTCATCGCGCGTGGACCTACGTGGACGACGCACACGGCTCCGGTGTACTGGGCGACACGGGCGCCGGCGCCATTGAGTCCTGCGGCGTGACGGGTGAGATCGACGTACTCGTGGGCACACTGGGCAAGGCCTTTGGTACGGCCGGCGCGTTTGCCGGTGGTTCACAGGAGTTGGTGGAGCTGCTCGTCAATCGTGCGCGCAGTTTCATCTTCACCACCGGTTCGCCACCCGCACTGGCAGCGGCCACGCTCGAGGCGCTGCGCATCGCGCAGGTGGAACCCTGGCGCCGCGAGTCGGTGCGCGCGCGTTCGCGGCAACTGCGTACGCGTCTTGCCAACGCCGGTCTGCCGGTGGGTGGTGATACCGAAGGACATATCGTGCCCATCGTGGTGGGCGATCCGCTGCGCACGATGGCGGTGGTGGCCGAGTTGCGGCGCCGCGGTTTTCTCGTGGGCGGGGTGCGTCCTCCCACCGTGCCGGCGGGAACCTCGCGGCTTCGCATTTCGCTTTCTGCCGTGCACCCTGTTGAACTGGTCGACGCACTGGCGGCGTCGCTGATCGAACTCCTGCGAGGTTCCTGA
- a CDS encoding SCO family protein — protein sequence MAACSKAPSFEGMAIDPPRDMPAFTFVDADSSRVVLGPERGRPMVLFFGYTNCPDVCPTTLAEWARVKSKLGPDAGRVRFVFVTVDPDRDTPAVARRYARQFDSTFVGVSGDPATTAAIMQAYGVAAGREDVGSAAGYLVSHSSQVFLVNGAGQLVALYPFGTRWEALAADLTQVLEQES from the coding sequence CTGCTCCAAGGCGCCGTCATTCGAGGGCATGGCCATCGACCCGCCGCGCGACATGCCCGCCTTCACCTTTGTGGACGCCGACAGCAGTCGGGTCGTGCTCGGGCCTGAGCGTGGACGGCCGATGGTGCTGTTCTTCGGCTACACCAACTGCCCCGATGTCTGTCCCACAACCTTGGCCGAGTGGGCGCGGGTGAAGAGCAAACTCGGCCCAGACGCCGGGCGCGTGCGCTTCGTATTCGTGACGGTTGACCCGGATCGCGACACACCCGCAGTGGCCCGTCGCTACGCCCGGCAGTTCGACTCCACGTTTGTGGGAGTCTCGGGAGACCCAGCCACCACCGCCGCCATCATGCAGGCCTACGGCGTGGCCGCAGGGCGCGAGGACGTGGGCAGTGCGGCCGGCTATCTCGTGAGCCATTCATCGCAGGTGTTTCTCGTGAACGGCGCCGGACAACTGGTGGCGCTCTACCCGTTTGGTACACGATGGGAGGCACTGGCCGCCGACCTCACGCAGGTGCTGGAGCAGGAGTCATGA
- a CDS encoding copper chaperone PCu(A)C has translation MMGKTGRTIPLTVAFGAALLAACAGDTRSDTADSTRTASAPLVDQAEVRDAWVRPADSGAMSAAYFVLRTGTDSIVLVGVTSPVARAAEVHESMQHDGTMHMQPRPSLTVAAGDSLVFAPGGLHVMLIDVLRPLAEGDTVSLLLRTAGGDSLHVAAPVRRP, from the coding sequence ATGATGGGCAAGACCGGTCGGACAATTCCCCTGACTGTTGCGTTCGGCGCCGCACTCCTCGCGGCCTGCGCTGGCGACACACGCAGTGATACGGCGGACAGCACGCGCACCGCGAGTGCACCGCTGGTCGATCAGGCGGAGGTTCGTGACGCCTGGGTCCGGCCTGCCGACTCGGGTGCCATGAGTGCCGCCTACTTCGTACTGCGCACCGGTACGGATTCGATAGTGCTGGTCGGTGTGACGTCGCCTGTGGCGCGCGCCGCCGAGGTGCATGAGTCCATGCAGCACGATGGCACGATGCACATGCAACCGCGACCGTCGCTCACCGTTGCCGCCGGGGATTCGCTGGTGTTCGCACCGGGCGGCCTCCACGTCATGCTCATTGATGTGCTGCGCCCGCTGGCCGAAGGCGACACGGTGTCACTGCTGTTGCGCACTGCAGGTGGGGACTCGCTGCACGTTGCGGCGCCGGTGCGCCGGCCATGA